Within the Hevea brasiliensis isolate MT/VB/25A 57/8 chromosome 2, ASM3005281v1, whole genome shotgun sequence genome, the region tcatggatcgggtcaggatatcatcaaggttgtccggagacagcttgtcccgatcctcccgaaggcaaatAGAAGCACCCAGGactttagccaaacccggattctcccgaacaattcggttcttctccaaggaatggatcaACACTTGAGCACTGCGGGAGAGGGACGTGTGGTAGGTTGAGAAAGACCCCCTTCCGCACCTGAAGCAACTGGAGGAGCTGGAGgcagctcttcttggcgaggaggagatcggatcacttctacctcagtgatcggctgccccgaaggttgagatgagcccccttatatttccccgggctcatggctgggcgtctggagcagctcggatcgcttcatctcctgcactttccgggagacctctctctttcgcttccggctctccttagaggcttcgccgcttgccatacctgcacaaagaagaggtcagtgagatcgctaaggtccaaagatttgAGATATAGGAAAATACTGAtgtcgaggtcagagagctgaagcccgggatcttcgcccgtgatcaactccattttccagcgatgcagttcggcagtcacagCAACTAGACAAGTAAACTTCTCTCTGCCCGCttgatcctttagctccatcgCCATCAGGCCTTTTTCTCTATttaaggtgatgcgcttcggaagtacggggccctgatgcagccagctgcggggaaagccctcaaagctgttcagaattttgctcctcaggataaagaagcggttcttccaattcttcagggaggaaggcaggtcggtaaaaagtccacaatgaggtttcgcctgaaagaaccaatactcgtcatcctttcgacgagttaatctatgtagttcggcgaataccttagctgtgagtcggagtcccttagctcggcataggcctcggaaggctactaagatccgccacgagttcggatgaacttgagcgatgcacacttggtgatattttaaaacttccttgaagaagtcatccaaagGGAACCGTAGACTGGCTTTTAATTactcttcgtatactataatcatgtcgttcccttcgaagaaatgatcggctcggatATCTCCATGACACCGGATGAGTTCGAATGAATCaggatgaatgttgtattcttggctgaacaattgtaggtcggtttcttgaagaactgatggtagctcatccatgggaagattttccctccctgaagaaggtacaggccttgatggtgctgcttgccctcgagctggaacagggaccctagaaggttcaggtcgcacgcttggtccgatcacctccacttcatcagatgaccacgagatatgaacggaaggggggcttccctctctctgaccctcagcgccactcattttcaaaagaaacaagaaatttaaactaaaagaaggatcaaaacccttactggagtctgatcggtgtcgaaagaacttgaggaaacgagagaattttgaagttgttacgagagactgaaaatgacataagggagcaactggctaacccccacctttatttatactcgtccgagcatttaacgctcacgatgttccaggcagtgcatcggttagcggaactcgccaactgttctgacacgtctcacgaatattccaaaattccataaggaaagaccggctagttaaagatcggctatttaaggcaaatgtttggaagtgcggatcggataagggctgttcagttggaaaccagatcggataaacacaccagagatcggaaaataatcaataataataaagtgataattggcaaaataaattttatttccaaaaggtcaaattacatcatttgggcgatctctggagatcggattacattaaaggtctaattacatcatttgggtgatctctagagatcggattacattaaaggtctgattacatcataagggcgatctttagagatcggtggaacatcatatctaaaaggcctatgtcaaagcctagtctcgtggctgagtcaaaagatataTTTGACCAGGAGACtggctggggggactatgactctcatgagaatgagagaggtcgtcatcaaaattACCGATCGAaatcgagccgctgtcggaacacccagagtggagaggagccagatgaacgccaaagagcagtcaccggtgttgaggggaatattagcagtcttctcgctcgaaatcagttcgccgattatattcagcaaacgattcgagatcggcacgatcgaggtcctcgatccagatcggttaattagtcgatTCTCTCATCACAtcgataaggtcatcatgatttttcgatcaccgggatcataaattttcaggcaaggaacgaagagggcaaccggaaaaagattaaaagcggtcatcTTGTCTGGGATTGTtatcggagcagctagaacaggaaaaatgaggagaataggggatAAAGTCAAATGAGGTAGGGTTTCTCTGTTAaaggtatatataggaaaatttgagcatttattgcaagcagaaaacgaagcggacgcctcgagaattgagggaaataaatgctttgactggattgAACCCGATAAAAGGAAGAccggtgtggtaaagatcggtagaagggagaccggcatgaaagatcggaaaagagcgtgTTTGGATGATCGGAAAAGAAAGGAGGTCGgatagcaaaaagaataagacagctcctgctaattatcgtcataatcagggcagaggtagttaaagcgtcacaaacgaaatctccaccgcacgccccagaatcgcccgcattactgacatgtgccagagtacgtcaggacagtGCCATACGtcctaatctccaccattgatcttacttgtaaggatgagctcggagccctcggatcgaagaagaaaacgacaagatcagcgcctttcactcctagccctcagatcgctcttgacaagaaattttgggccgtcagattagaagagagaaaaggacaaatactccggaagggatctcagtcgtccgttctgattctctttaattcccgagcccttagatcatgtccttcaaaatcttaaccctccatctccctcaaaacagatcctgaccctccatggggagcacccggttcctataaatacctgcatgaaaaactgttcaaaggaggacAAATAGTGAacatagcggaaggactctgaaacttaattcagctcgttactctgctatttttgaagctttcataagaaaaacttttgaaaccagttttctgaagtattttcttgcaaaggatttctgaatactgaaactctccattttcagttcgttcattatcctgtgacactctcaatttctgtctttgttatctttattcccacttccgttgttcaagctcaacttcattcatactTGGTTATAATATTGGTCGGACTGCATTTTaacaaggtattcttcatttcaaggcgaaccttagtcttcaggttaccagcccgcggcccccattacgttctgtgatctcatagttagttcaatagatctgactccccacaggtgagtgctcatattacttttttattaagtgctcattcttattttacgtatttcctttattctttatatataattttctccaagtttatattgtgctaaagaacacgaagaaggtcattctcgagtttacttccgtgttgaccagtccattctttttgttaatctttgaacgtaagtcttctagtcccgagtgatatataagtggtcggataaaatgtaggtaactgtatcttaagggtctctttaaaataatgaaaggtctgaacaattagtcgggaaaatagtaaggccgaatcactagaataatgcaaaagacaattgagtaaaacgtcacaaggcagagtaaaaccaaaccttaagctagataaatgggatagatcgggtatcaaaagggacttgtaaggcgaccacataggaaggtcagaAAATTTggtttggtatctcctgactagttacaaggtaccaatgagttaaaagaagccttattccgagcccctgcatctttaaatgccaaaacccttagttctaggatttcacGACAGatagctgtaatcaagtttcgagagatcgaaaaagtccttatccgatccctattaaaataaaagagatcggaggagagttcttatccgattctcaatctaaaattttaacaaatatttaaaaggagatcggaggagagttcttatccggttctcacttaaaaattttaataaatatttaaaaagagatcagaggagagttcttatcctgttctcgcttaaaaattttaacaaatatttaaaaggagatcggaggagagttcttatccggttctcacttaaaaattttaataaatatttaaaaggagatcggaggagagttcttatccgtttctcacttaaaaattttatcaaatatttaaaaagagatcgaaggagagttcttatccgattctcaagcttaaaaattttaataaatatttaaaggagatcggaggagagttcttatccgatttccaaattaaattttaacaaatacgtaagatgatccccctaaaataaaataaatacacaatagtaactcactaaggttgtctcatttacttatgtatctgggtaatccggattagtgaaaaatcaaatattccttttatcaaaaggattaacatttccagccaaaccctcctaactataaagaacgtgaagttaaatctgcttaccctcgttgagggacgagatggggtgcctaacaccttccccgcccgtttacggaccccgaacctagaatctctatttttgaagtggtttcattttaatttactttcacagatagttttctttaatttccctcaaaattaaagtggcgactcctcacttttcccacttcggtgagtgtttgtccaggcaaccgcaaaacaccttgcgataaAGATGTTGGGACTTAAGGGCAACGATGGTGGTGGAATTGGGGTTGGTGTTGGCAGTGGAGTTGGGGGAAGTATTGGTAATGGTGGAAGTGGTGATGGTAGAAGAGGTGGTGAAAGCAGTGGTAAAGGAAAaggtggttgtggtggagttCGAGGTCGTAATGGTGGTGGTGTTGGTGCTGGAGTTGGAGGAGGTGGTGGTGTAGAAGCTGGGGGAGGTGGTGGTGGAGGTGAAGGAGGGGGTGCAAGTGGTGGTGTAAGAGCTGAAGGAGGTATTGGTGGTGGAGGTGCAGGTGTAGGTGGAGGTGTAAGAGCTGGGGGAGGTGTTGGTAGTGGAGTTGGTGCAGGTGGAGGTGGAAGTACAAGTGGTGGTGGAGTTAGAGGAGGTCGTGGTGGCAGAATTGGTGGAGGTGCAAGTGCAGGTGGTGGTGTAGGAGTTGGGGGAGGTGGTGGTGTAGGAGTTgggggaggtggtggtggtggagttgAAGGAGGTAGTGGTGGCAAAGTTGGTAGAGGTGCAGGTAGTGGTATATAAGCTGGGGGAGGTATTGGTAGAGGTACAAGTGCCAGTGTAGGAGCTGGGGGAGGTATTGGTGGTGGAGTTGGAGGAGGCCGTGGCGGCGAAGTTGGTAGAGGTGGAGGCGTAGAAGCTGGGGGAGGTGTTGGTAGTGGAGTTGGTGCAGGTGGAGGTGGAAGTGCAAGTAGTGGTTGAACTGGAGGAGGTCATGATGGCGAAATTGGTGGAGGTGCGGGTGCAGGCAGTGATGTAGGAGTTGGGGGAGGTGTTAGTGGTGGAGTTAAAGGAGGTAGTGGTGGCATAGTTGGTGGAGGTGTAAATGGTGGTACAGGAGTTGGGGGAGGTAATGGTGGTACAGGTAGAGGTACAGGTGCAGGTGTAGGAGTTGAGGGAGGTGTTGGTGGTGGAGTtagaggaggtggtggtggtgtagGAGCTGGGGCAGATGTTTGTGAAGCTAGAGGTGCAGGTGCAGGTGGCGGTGCAGGAGCTGGAGGAGGTATTGGTGGTGGAGGTGTAGGTGTAGGTGGAGGTGTAGGAGCTGGGGGAGGTGTTGGTAGTGGAGTTGGTGTAGGTGGAGGTGGAAGTGCAAGTGCTGGTGGAGTTGGAGGAGGTCATGGTGGCAAAATTGGTGGAGGTGCGAGTACAGGTGGTGGTATAGGAGTTGGGGGAGGTGTTGGCGGTGGAGTTGGAGGAGGAAGTGGTAGCGGAGTTGGTGGAGGTGCTGGTGGTGGTATAGGAACTGGGGGAGGTACTGGTGGTACAGGTGCCAATGTAGAGCTGGGGGAGGTGTTGGTGGTGGAGTTAGAGGAGGCCGTAGTGGCGAAGTTGGTGGAGGTGGAGGCGTAGGAGCTAGGGGAGGTATTAGTAGTGGAGCTGGGGAGGTATTGGTGCAGGTGGAGGTGGAAGTACAAGTAGTGGTGGAGCTAGAGGAGGTCGTAGTGGCGATATTGGTGGAGGTGTTGGTGCAGGTGGTGGTGTAGGAATTGGGGAAGGTGTTAGTGATGGAGTTGGAGAAGGTAGTGGTGGCAGAGTTGGTGGAGGTGCAAGTGGTGGTATAGAAGCCGGGTTAGGTATTAGTGGTACAGGTGGAGGTATAGGTGCAGGTGTCGGAGCTGAGGGAAGTGTTGGTGGTGGAGttggaggaggtggtggtggaagtgttagtggtggtggtggagctGGAGGAGGTATTAGTGGAGGTGGAGGTGCAGGAGCTAGAGGAGGTATTGGTGGAGGTGTAGGAGCTGGGGGAGTGTTGATAGTGGAGTTGGTGCAAGTGGAGATAGAAGTACAAGTGGTGGTGGAGTTGGAGGAGGTCGTGGTGGTGGAATTGGTGGAGGTGTGAGTGCAGATGGTGGTGTAGGAGTTGGCGGAGGTGTTGGTGGTGGTGGAgtcggaggaggtaatggtggcgAAGTTGGTGGAGGTAATGTTGGTGGTATAGGAGCTGGAGAAGGTACTGGTGGTACAGGTAGAGGTACAAGTGCCAGTGTAGGAGCTGGAGGAGGTGTTGGTAGTGGAGTTGGAGGAGGCAATGGTGGCAAAGTTGGTGGAGGTGGAGACGTAGGAGCTGGGGGAGGTCTTGGTAGTGGAGTTGGTGCAGGTGGAGGTGGAAGTGCAAGTAGTGGTGGAGCTGAAGGAGTTCGTGGTGGCGAAATTGCTGGAGGTGCAGGTGCAGGTGGTGGTGTAGGAGTTGGGAGAGGTGTTGGTGGTGGAGTTAGAGGAGGTAGTGGTGGCAAAGTTGGTAGAGGTGCAAGTGGTGGTATAGGAGCTGGGGGAGGTATTGATGGCACAGGTGGAGGTACAGGTGCAGGTGTAGGAGCTGAGGGAGGTGTTGGTGGTGGAGTTGGAGGAGGCTGTGGTGGCAGAGTGATGGggtgaatccgcaagtatacgggtcgtctcaggtaataaagtgatgaatcaaatatcgttcccacgaggatttgcagtttgagtaccaaactatgaatgaagcgattatttgggctaatgattaatgaatgaaTGGTAAATATAAATAAGcgaagtaaattgattaatctaattggaatatgtaaagagcaagcaaataaattctaaatctagtttgcaattaaactaaattgataataggtaatttaaatgaaagtttaattatgttaaaagtgattccagagttaggggtttatacataaattagttgggatttgtcttgggcattccaatttttagggaaaaatagagtttgaaggtgattaattctaaattcctttgatttctttttcaagcaaaccaaagtgtgttctaaaataaccaaacctactttcgtacgatatttgattaatttaaaacccattaagttttgtaaccaatcattaattcctcttaaaacccaagttgattttaagttccaatccttgattatctatcaatgactttcacctttcggtccttcaatcaaagattaacacaatacccaatgggtaccaatattaggcaagtaaatcaagcacacaaggaaggaatcaaaactcatatttatgtaaaataaggaaatacccagtccaaatccacaaattaatctaaaacatatttcccaactctgataccacatttgtcacgacccaacctatgggccggaccggcactagaacctgggccagcctaaagcccccgaggcccgtagtaagcctaactgttcattaacccaactctaaggcccatttgggcccaatatcaagaaaacaaacggacagagtccggccataaaaatggactttccaacggggagttttcgactcacctgacctgtaaacataataaatactcaattggggagctcagctcaccctccacatactcatatcctcataaaaataaatgggagctcagctccctcatccaatccatcaaacatgcatatcattatacgtttacaggtccaacatgataataatattacagaccataatcaaataaatacttctaacacatgcgaaaattctaggagtaaataaaattacacaaatattgataaacaacctgcgaaggagaaaagcaggttaaccaaaataaaatcctcctgtagcctgaaaaaaaatattgaacaggagtgagcgttcgactcagagagtaaaatatcaattttaaccataatctctataactatctaaaactaatgcaccctgtagagtgcaatgcaacatcaacatcattttcacatcataacatcaaaaaggtaatttggagcactcacgcactctgtagcatcaatcataacatatgggagctgatcccctatacagctctcttaaatccaacctggtgccagcgaagaactcaagccggactttcgcttaataaaccaaatcgagggtcccagcgaagaactcaagccgtgactacccctcgaaggatcgggtcccagcgaagaactcaagccgtgactacccgtcctatccatagtccacaccacatcacacgcacgccaacgcacgcacactgctccaaattaccacaacaacatcatggcactttaacggttatcaatgcatcataaatcgtgcctagagtttaactacataaatatatgcatataagtgatgcatgggcaggctgaacatataataatatcgaaattacaattaaaattaatattttactcacagacttgatgaTGGTCActaaggcggctgggcggaggaagaaggctgtcccggctcacctgacaattttattacaatcatttaataaatttgactcaatacaaacaaagaaaaagaccaatacgtcctaagtcatgccgaaaattcggcagagtctcccctatacctaggacctacccaacctgcaaaagggctcaaaatacacttctatatttacaatccatatatccacagctcaatcatatcacacagcccctcctgggcccatcaaatcaatcatccatcacagtatgtaatatttcaatttagtccttataattgatcatttttgcaaaaactgcccaaataagctctaaaaattctaaaactttgccccgcggtccttagcaatattactaagctattgcaaaagaatcataattttctaagctaccacgaatattttatggatttttaatcctatttaagcactagaaaattatgaaaaagcaaggttcgggtctacctttgccgattccgactttggggacgcgctcgggacgtctgacaatggggggctagccaaaacctcggtgcaattcggagacttttccagtagTGCATGCGCCGGAATTTCGCAGActtggccaatcgccgaatttccgcgaattgaggatacctacacgaagcccataacacgggggttagtacataaatttttcagaattttctaagctcatttaatgctcggaaaaacactgcgaagttctgtgggacccatcgaaaaacggtgtcggaaaaatttgaaatttatgtcgctgcgaagctctcgacgagtggagcgtcctggtaccctcggttttctcgtgggattcacggttttggagaaatctagcccaaaaatcgaaatgggctaaaaacttcccgagcaaaacttggacaaaccgctcgatggatttcggcgttcttggtgtctatggaaagctctcgccgtgtagatgattttagacacaagacccggttcaattggtggccggatcggccggattttggccgggaagtccagCGATCGCGCGGCTGGCGTCCGTTCTAAGGCGTTTTTGCGTTCGAGCGACGGTAGCCAGCGTCCGTTCTAAGGCCGTTTCGCGTTCGAGCGCAGCTGGCCATGAGGGAGGGCGAGGTGGGCCGCGAGGTGGGGACGCAGAGGCGGCGCGcaagggaggagggaggagagagaaaagagagagagaagaggagaaggtcgacgcgcgcgggagggagaagaaaaagagaagaagaccggtccgattcgaccggtccgatccggtccggttcgattcggccggttctattcagaatacaaaattttgaatttttactctgcctcgggaccgaaaacgaagtccaaaaattcgaaaaattctaaaactcgagaaaaatacgtagactccaaatatatttttagttttgccacgtggtctttaaattaatttttaaaaatcatcaaagtttatattttcggaaaatcgaacccgatttttaaaatccaaaaaatctcaaaaaaattcctaaaatttaaataaaattaaaataccaaaaatgctcataaatttaaaatttttggggtgttacattcttccccccttacagaaaattcgtcctcgaattttacataaggcagaataaagcacatgattatacattgaacaaataagggtacttgctacgcatgtcccgttctgactcccaggtgcactctt harbors:
- the LOC131177980 gene encoding glycine-rich cell wall structural protein 1.8-like, with the translated sequence MLGLKGNDGGGIGVGVGSGVGGSIGNGGSGDGRRGGESSGKGKGGCGGVRGRNGGGVGAGVGGGGGVEAGGGGGGGEGGGASGGVRAEGGIGGGGAGVGGGVRAGGGVGSGVGAGGGGSTSGGGVRGGRGGRIGGGASAGGGVGVGGGGGVGVGGGGGGGVEGGSGGKVGRGAGAGGGIGGGVGGGRGGEVGRGGGVEAGGGVGSGVGAGGGGSASSDVGVGGGVSGGVKGGSGGIVGGGVNGGTGVGGGNGGTGRGTGAGVGVEGGVGGGVRGGGGGVGAGADVCEARGAGAGGGAGAGGGIGGGGVGVGGGVGAGGGVGSGVGVGGGGSASAGGVGGGHGGKIGGGASTGGGIGVGGGVGGGVGGGSGSGVGGGAGGGIGTGGGTGGTGGGGSTSSGGARGGRSGDIGGGVGAGGGVGIGEGVSDGVGEGSGGRVGGGASGGIEAGLGISGTGGGIGAGVGAEGSVGGGVGGGGGGSVSGGGGAGGGISGGGGAGARGDRSTSGGGVGGGRGGGIGGGVSADGGVGVGGGVGGGGVGGGNGGEVGGGNVGGIGAGEGTGGTGRGTSASVGAGGGVGSGVGGGNGGKVGGGGDVGAGGGLGSGVGAGGGGSASSGGAEGVRGGEIAGGAGAGGGVGVGRGVGGGVRGGSGGKVGRGASGGIGAGGGIDGTGGGTGAGVGAEGGVGGGVGGGCGGRVMG